The DNA window CAATTATATTAGactaataaaatatgaaaataataacatgTTTACGTGGAATTCTAGTCGAACTCTTATTTCCAATATAAACAATTTCTATACTTAAGTTCATTAGGTATATCCCGCTACCACCCCAATTAacccttaaaattttcttctccGGCCCAATTAAttccttttgaattttcaaacacattcttcattttatcttttattttcttcgaATCATCTCAGAGATCAAGTTTAATCCATTCAACGATATCAATAATCACTTTGCCTCTAACTTCTACTATGGTGGCAATCAAAGCTTCACACGTGATGTTTTGGGATGGGAGTAGCCACTAAATGCATACTTACATAACAACAAATGGGGGATTTCGAAAAGCCAAATGTAAGCTCCCTCGTAGATACTTCTAATTGTCTTCATCACTTTAATCGTTTTTTTATTGCTCACATTGAAAGCTTTCGATATTAGATCTTCAAGTCGTTATCGtgggttctttttttctttttcttttttgcataTTGTTATATACATGAACACAAATGTGACGATTAACTCCACAAATGTATGAATTAactcataaaatttgaaagtaaaatataaaatcaaaatataaatagaagaTCAATCAAAAGTATGGTAAAACACAATGTCCAAATTATTGGTCACTAATACATGATTTTAGTTGTTGACCTCTAGTCATTGATCCTAATTTTTGATCATTGATCTTTAGTCCTAGCAAATTAGGATTGACAACTGAGAGCGTTGACCGAAGACCAACTCTAACAACCAATCAAATTTAAGGTTGTTAGTTCATAATCcttgtttataattaattaagtgtAGAATAATACAAAGTTAATAAGTTTTCTCATATCATGCACATTTTAGATAACGATTCGTCctaagagaaaaaatataatcaataattcaataccccaatttttttttaaaagtatatataatttattttgcatTAGTCAATCAAAATCCGCAGTAGCACAATTGGAAAATTTCTGTTGAGAAATCCAGGTTCGAATTCTGGCTGCGgaaagcattttttttcttatcctttccgcattttttttcttatccgATTTGGGCTTTTGGGTAAGACAAAATTTTGGTGGCATGCGGCCGTGATCCGTGCTCCTGTGAGActtggaatctcacaatccacctatTTCAAGATCAAATATCCTTacttcattttcctttccaacatgagatctcataatccactctcGTTCCAGACCTAGCGTCCTCATAGGTacttgttctcttctccaatcgatgtgggactccccaatcGACCCCCATCGGGTTCAACATCCTTACTAGTACATCGCCTCGTGTTCATCTCCTTCGAAACTCAGCCTCTTCACTGACACATCGCTCggtatctagctctgatagCTAAGTCtactgttagcaaatattattctttttaagctttccttcaagatttttaaaacgcgtatcaTAGTGAGATATTTCTAtacctttattaaaaaaaatgcttaattCTCATTTGCAATAGACTTGACgatttttaaatatggaaGCATATGCATGTGGGATCCTCCAATTTAACTCCTTCCAATgcttcaatatttaatttccttttacaatatattttatcccACTTGACATTAAATAGAGATTATGTTTACATTTAGACatgttaaaagaaagaaaaaaagaggttAACACATTCAATCAAACTAGTTTGAATCATTGAAATGGCGGAATCAATTCTATTCAATGTTGCTGCATCCCTTGTAACCAAATTGGGCTCTCCTATAATCCCACAGTTTCAATTGCTTTGGGGAGTGGATGATGAGCTTAACCAGCTGAAACATACTATTTCAGCCATGGAAGCTGTGCTTCTTGATGCAGAGGAGCAACAATCCAACACCCATGCAGTGAAGAATTGGATTTCAAGGGTCAACGAGGCTTTCTACGATGTCGATGACTTGATTGACGAGTTTGCTTATGAAACCTTGAGGCAACAAGTTATGGCCGAAGCTAAAAGAGGGATAAAAGAGGTACGTCAAGTTTTCTCTCTGCCTCATCAAATTGCATTTCGATTTAAAATGAGTCACAAAATTAAAGACATTAAAGAGAGATTGAAATCTATGGATGCTGATAAAAACCAATTCCATTTCTCTGAGCGTATAATAAATACTCGAGATGATGAGCTGAGGAAGAGTCGGGAGACTTCCTCTTTCATATGTGATGATGAAGTGGTGGGAAGGGATGACGACGAGAAAGAAATTATAGATCGTCTCCTACATACAGATCCTAAAACCAAGGAGAATATTGGAGTGATTGCCATAGTTGGAATGGGAGGATTAGGAAAGACGGCACTTGCTCAATCTGTCTACAATAATGAAAGCACCACGAAACATTTTGAGATGAAACTATGGGTGTGTATTTCTGAAGAGTTTGATGTGAAGGTTATTGttgaaaaaatgataaagTCTGCAACGAGAAAGAAGACTGagatttttcaaatggattTGTTGCAAAGAGAAGTTCGAAAGCAAATTGATGGAAAAAAGTACTTGCTCATCATGGATGATGTGTGGAATGAAGATTACGAGAAATGGGTTATTCTCAAAAGATTATTGACGGCTGGTGCATCAGGTAGTAGAATTTTGATCACGACACGTCACAGCGAGTTGCAGAGACTTCGACACAACTTCATATTACGCTTTAGAAGAATTGGATGACAAAAATGCTTGGCTATTGTTCAAAAAAATGGCTTTAGGAGACGAAGGATCAGAAAAAGAACTTGAAAATTCGAATCTAGTCGAAATTGAGAAGGAGATTGTGGTAAAGTTAAAAGGCCTTCCTCTTGCAATAAGAACGATCGGACGTCTTCTATATGCCAAAAAACCAGAACATCATCTTTGGTTGGCTTTCAAGGATAACGAGCTTTCTCAAGTTTTGGAACAAAGAGAAGAGACACAATTCATGCTATCAATACTAAAGCTCAGTTATAGCCATCTCCAATTTAGTTTGTCTTAGACTGTGCTTTATTTCCCAAAGATTATAATATTCCAAAGTATGAAGTGATAAAGCAATGGGTGGCGCAAGGTTTCATTCAATCAATTGATACAGTTGAGCCGAATGATATTGGTGAAGATTATTTCATGGAATTATTATCAAGGTCATTCTTTCAAGACGTcacaagaaatgaaatgggTGACATAATAAAGTTTAAGATGCACGACTTGATGAATGATCTTGCTTGTtctatagtaaaaaatgaatacGTTACTATGGATGTGAAAGATAAGGTCGTCATTGAAAGAACCAGACACATCtcaatttatcataaatttggTATAAAGTTCGGATCCTTCAAATTATTGTTTGAGGCAAAAAATTTGAGGACATTAATTATTGATGCTCCTACACGATTGCAAAAAAGCCCTTAACCTAATCTCTACCAAGTTTTTGCGACTGAGGACATCGTGCTTGAATTTCGCCCACGCTACTCCTTCCGAAGTATTGCCTAAATCTATTGGGAAGTTGAAACATTTAAGGTATCTGAAGATAATGttatttcatcttttgtttcttccaaattctgTAACTAAGTTGCATAATTTGGAAACACTTATCCTTGATGGATGTAAGTGTTTACAAGAGTTGCGGAGAGAAGCAAAAAATTGGATGAAGCTTAGATATCTAAGCCTTGCTAGAAATCGGGAGATAAAATTCCTTCCAGATTCTATTGCTGCATTGCACAATTTGAAAACACTTATCCTTCAAAATTGTTCTCTATTTAGAGAACTACggaaagatattaaaaaatgtgtcAACCTTAAGCATCTTGATTTACATGGTTGCAGGACTAGGTGAGATTACTAGTCTTCAAACAATGAATTTGtttgtactaaaaaaagatACTGGTTGTGATTTAAGCGAGCTGAATAGACTGAACAAGTTGAAGGGCAGACTGACTATTAAAGGATTGGAAGTTTGTACCACTAATGATTTAGAAACGAATTCTTTTAACTTACGTTGAAGTTGGGTGTTCAAAAGTTAAAGTTAGTTTGGAACTATTCCAAAGACAAGCACACGAATACTGTCTTGGACAATGAGTGCAAaagggttttaaaatgcttacAATCACATTCAAACGTTCGAAAGATACATATATGCTAATAGCTATCCTCTAATACCCTTTTTAACTTGGCCAGCATAAGGCTTTCACATTGCTTCAAATTACAAGCTTTCCCACAATTTGATCCATTTACTTGTCTCTAGTATTTGGGTCTCCAATCATTACCCAACATTGATTACATTGACAACAATGAATATCCTTCTTCATCCCTTGAGAAATTATGCATCAAAGACATGCACAATTTAAAAGGATGGTGGAAGAGTGAAACTTTATCAGAAGCTTCTCCAAACAATGCATCATTTCCTATTACAATGTCTTGTGATCGATGGTTGTCTCCATTTGGTTTCAATCCCTTGGCATGCACCTTAGAAGTCACTCAATCTGAATGCAATTAGTTCACAACTACTTACTGTGGTAATTGAAAGGACCGTCAATCACTGTGTTGAAGACTTATCTTTTGTTTACCTTAGTGAAATTGATGATCTTGAGTTTCTACCAAAAGAGTTATTCTATCGTTTCACAAATCTTTGACGTCTTTTAATAGAAGATTGCAAAAGCTTACAAATGTGTCTTCTTCTCTTGTACATTATCCTATGAATGATGTACTATGGAANAATGATAAAGTCTGCAACGAGAAAGAAGACTGagatttttcaaatggattTGTTGCAAAGAGAAGTTCGAAAGCAAATTGATGGAAAAAAGTACTTGCTCATCATGGATGATGTGTGGAATGAAGATTACGAGAAATGGGTTATTCTCAAAAGATTATTGACGGCTGGTGCATCAGGTAGTAGAATTTTGATCACGACACGTCACAGCGAGTTGCAGAGACTTCGACACAACTTCATATTACGCTTTAGAAGAATTGGATGACAAAAATGCTTGGCTATTGTTCAAAAAAATGGCTTTAGGAGACGAAGGATCAGAAAAAGAACTTGAAAATTCGAATCTAGTCGAAATTGAGAAGGAGATTGTGGTAAAGTTAAAAGGCCTTCCTCTTGCAATAAGAACGATCGGACGTCTTCTATATGCCAAAAAACCAGAACATCATCTTTGGTTGGCTTTCAAGGATAACGAGCTTTCTCAAGTTTTGGAACAAAGAGAAGAGACACAATTCATGCTATCAATACTAAAGCTCAGTTATAGCCATCTCCAATTTAGTTTGTCTTAGACTGTGCTTTATTTCCCAAAGATTATAATATTCCAAAGTATGAAGTGATAAAGCAATGGGTGGCGCAAGGTTTCATTCAATCAATTGATACAGTTGAGCCGAATGATATTGGTGAAGATTATTTCATGGAATTATTATCAAGGTCATTCTTTCAAGACGTcacaagaaatgaaatgggTGACATAATAAAGTTTAAGATGCACGACTTGATGAATGATCTTGCTTGTtctatagtaaaaaatgaatacGTTACTATGGATGTGAAAGATAAGGTCGTCATTGAAAGAACCAGACACATCtcaatttatcataaatttggTATAAAGTTCGGATCCTTCAAATTATTGTTTGAGGCAAAAAATTTGAGGACATTAATTATTGATGCTCCTACACGATTGCAAAAAAGCCCTTAACCTAATCTCTACCAAGTTTTTGCGACTGAGGACATCGTGCTTGAATTTCGCCCACGCTACTCCTTCCGAAGTATTGCCTAAATCTATTGGGAAGTTGAAACATTTAAGGTATCTGAAGATAATGttatttcatcttttgtttcttccaaattctgTAACTAAGTTGCATAATTTGGAAACACTTATCCTTGATGGATGTAAGTGTTTACAAGAGTTGCGGAGAGAAGCAAAAAATTGGATGAAGCTTAGATATCTAAGCCTTG is part of the Cucurbita pepo subsp. pepo cultivar mu-cu-16 chromosome LG03, ASM280686v2, whole genome shotgun sequence genome and encodes:
- the LOC111791818 gene encoding putative disease resistance protein RGA4, translating into MYYGXMIKSATRKKTEIFQMDLLQREVRKQIDGKKYLLIMDDVWNEDYEKWVILKRLLTAGASGDEGSEKELENSNLVEIEKEIVVKLKGLPLAIRTIGRLLYAKKPEHHLWLAFKDNELSQVLEQREETQFMLSILKLSYSHLQFSLS
- the LOC111791817 gene encoding putative disease resistance protein RGA4, with the protein product MAESILFNVAASLVTKLGSPIIPQFQLLWGVDDELNQLKHTISAMEAVLLDAEEQQSNTHAVKNWISRVNEAFYDVDDLIDEFAYETLRQQVMAEAKRGIKEVRQVFSLPHQIAFRFKMSHKIKDIKERLKSMDADKNQFHFSERIINTRDDELRKSRETSSFICDDEVVGRDDDEKEIIDRLLHTDPKTKENIGVIAIVGMGGLGKTALAQSVYNNESTTKHFEMKLWVCISEEFDVKVIVEKMIKSATRKKTEIFQMDLLQREVRKQIDGKKYLLIMDDVWNEDYEKWVILKRLLTAGASGDEGSEKELENSNLVEIEKEIVVKLKGLPLAIRTIGRLLYAKKPEHHLWLAFKDNELSQVLEQREETQFMLSILKLSYSHLQFSLS